In the Acomys russatus chromosome 11, mAcoRus1.1, whole genome shotgun sequence genome, one interval contains:
- the Aifm2 gene encoding ferroptosis suppressor protein 1 isoform X2, with the protein MGSQVSVDTGAMHVVIVGGGFGGIAAASQLQTLNVPFMLVDMKDSFHHNVAALRASVESGFAKKTFISYSVTFKDNFRQGKVIGIDLKNRTVLLQGGEALPFSHLILATGSTGPFPGKFTEVSCQQAAIQAYEDMVKQIQLSQFIVVVGGGSAGVEMAAEIKTEYPEKEVTLIHSRVPLADKELLPCVRQEVKEILLRKGVQLLLSERVSNLGELPLNEYREYIKVETDKGTEVATNLVIVCNGIKINSSAYRSAFESRLASGGALKVNEFLQVEGYSNIYAIGDCADIKEPKMAYHAGLHANIVVANIVNSMKQRPLKAYKPGALTFLLSMGRNDGVGQISGFYVGRLMVRLAKSRDLLISTSWKTMRQSPP; encoded by the exons ATGGGGTCCCAGGTCTCGGTGGATACAGGAGCTATGCACGTGGTGATCGTGGGCGGGGGCTTTGGAGGGATAGCGGCCGCCAGCCAGCTGCAGACACTGAATGTCCCCTTCATGCTGGTGGACATGAAGGACTCCTTCCACCACAATGTGGCAGCCCTCCGGGCCAGCGTGGAGAGTG GGTTCGCCAAAAAGACATTCATTTCTTACTCAGTGACCTTCAAGGATAACTTCCGCCAGGGCAAAGTGATTGGCATAGACTTGAAGAACCGGACAGTGTTGCTACAGggtggtgag GCCTTGCCCTTTTCACATCTAATTCTGGCCACGGGCAGCACTGGGCCCTTCCCTGGCAAGTTTACGGAGGTGTCCTGCCAGCAGGCAGCCATCCAGGCCTACGAGGACATGGTGAAGCAA ATTCAGCTCTCACAGTTCATCGTGGTGGTGGGAGGTGGCTCTGCAGGAGTGGAGATGGCAGCAGAGATCAAAACGGAGTACCCCGAGAAGGAG GTCACTCTCATCCACTCCAGAGTACCCCTGGCTGACAAGGAGCTCCTACCCTGTGTGCGGCAGGAAGTGAAGGAGATCCTTCTCCGGAAGGGTGTGCAGCTACTGCTAA GTGAGCGGGTGAGCAACCTGGGGGAACTGCCTCTCAACGAATACCGGGAGTACATCAAGGTGGAGACGGACAAGGGCACGGAGGTGGCCACCAACCTGGTGATCGTATGTAACGGGATCAAGATCAACAGCTCTGCCTACCGCAGCGCATTTG AGAGTAGACTGGCCAGCGGTGGTGCTCTGAAAGTGAACGAGTTCCTCCAGGTGGAAGGTTACAGCAATATCTATGCCATTGGTGACTGTGCCGACATCAAGGAGCCCAAGATGGCCTATCACGCTGGCCTGCACGCTAACATTGTCGTGGCCAACATTGTCAACTCCATGAAGCAGAGGCCCCTCAAAGCCTACAAGCCAG gtgcactGACATTCCTCCTGTCCATGGGCAGAAACGATGGCGTGGGCCAGATCAGTGGTTTCTATGTAGGCCGCCTCATGGTGCGGCTGGCCAAGAGCAGGGATCTTTTGATCTCCACAAGCTGGAAGACCATGAGGCAGTCTCCACCGTGA
- the Aifm2 gene encoding ferroptosis suppressor protein 1 isoform X1 gives MGSQVSVDTGAMHVVIVGGGFGGIAAASQLQTLNVPFMLVDMKDSFHHNVAALRASVESGFAKKTFISYSVTFKDNFRQGKVIGIDLKNRTVLLQGGEALPFSHLILATGSTGPFPGKFTEVSCQQAAIQAYEDMVKQIQLSQFIVVVGGGSAGVEMAAEIKTEYPEKEVTLIHSRVPLADKELLPCVRQEVKEILLRKGVQLLLSERVSNLGELPLNEYREYIKVETDKGTEVATNLVIVCNGIKINSSAYRSAFESRLASGGALKVNEFLQVEGYSNIYAIGDCADIKEPKMAYHAGLHANIVVANIVNSMKQRPLKAYKPALKQQEENTWKETLGGDLVNYGRGPLLREYKMHWASSPGRQASCPLPWMPSQPPSAPLPCHPSSILLKNKTPALVT, from the exons ATGGGGTCCCAGGTCTCGGTGGATACAGGAGCTATGCACGTGGTGATCGTGGGCGGGGGCTTTGGAGGGATAGCGGCCGCCAGCCAGCTGCAGACACTGAATGTCCCCTTCATGCTGGTGGACATGAAGGACTCCTTCCACCACAATGTGGCAGCCCTCCGGGCCAGCGTGGAGAGTG GGTTCGCCAAAAAGACATTCATTTCTTACTCAGTGACCTTCAAGGATAACTTCCGCCAGGGCAAAGTGATTGGCATAGACTTGAAGAACCGGACAGTGTTGCTACAGggtggtgag GCCTTGCCCTTTTCACATCTAATTCTGGCCACGGGCAGCACTGGGCCCTTCCCTGGCAAGTTTACGGAGGTGTCCTGCCAGCAGGCAGCCATCCAGGCCTACGAGGACATGGTGAAGCAA ATTCAGCTCTCACAGTTCATCGTGGTGGTGGGAGGTGGCTCTGCAGGAGTGGAGATGGCAGCAGAGATCAAAACGGAGTACCCCGAGAAGGAG GTCACTCTCATCCACTCCAGAGTACCCCTGGCTGACAAGGAGCTCCTACCCTGTGTGCGGCAGGAAGTGAAGGAGATCCTTCTCCGGAAGGGTGTGCAGCTACTGCTAA GTGAGCGGGTGAGCAACCTGGGGGAACTGCCTCTCAACGAATACCGGGAGTACATCAAGGTGGAGACGGACAAGGGCACGGAGGTGGCCACCAACCTGGTGATCGTATGTAACGGGATCAAGATCAACAGCTCTGCCTACCGCAGCGCATTTG AGAGTAGACTGGCCAGCGGTGGTGCTCTGAAAGTGAACGAGTTCCTCCAGGTGGAAGGTTACAGCAATATCTATGCCATTGGTGACTGTGCCGACATCAAGGAGCCCAAGATGGCCTATCACGCTGGCCTGCACGCTAACATTGTCGTGGCCAACATTGTCAACTCCATGAAGCAGAGGCCCCTCAAAGCCTACAAGCCAG ctctaaaacaacaggaagaaaacacatGGAAAGAAACCCTTGGTGGAGACCTGGTTAATTATGGAAGAGGCCCTCTGTTAAGAGAGTATAAAATGCACTGGGCCTCCtccccaggcaggcaggcctcgTGCCCACTGCCTTGGATGCCCTCTCAGCCACCCTCTGCTCCCCTGCCATGTCACCCTTCCtcaatccttttaaaaaataaaacccctgCTCTTGTGACGTGA